CGCGGCCACGGGCGCACTGGCGGAAGCGCTCCAGAACTGGATGGAACTCGACGGGATGGGGGCCACAGAGGCGCAGGACGCGGATGGCGCCATCGGGCACTTCGCGCGTCGACCGGACGCCGCGGCGTCGTTCGTCGAGACGGAGACGACCGTCCCGGTGGACAGCGTCGGTCCCGACTCGGTCCCCGAAGGTGAGGACGAACTGGCGAAACTTGTCGACCGGGTGACTGCGGCCGGACTCGACCCGTACGCGGCGCGCATCACGACCCGCGACGTCGAGCGACTCGGCTTCGAAGCGGTCCGTGTCGTCTGTCCGACCGCACAGCCGCTCTTCTTCGACGACCCCTACTTCGGCGAGCGCGCCGAACGGGTGCCCGAGTCGCTCGGGTTCGCGCCACGGCTCGACCGGGAGCACCACCCGTTCCCGTAGGTTGGCGCCGTTCGGGTGGGAAAATACGGAGGTTTAGATACCAAACGTCGCGCGCAGCATGTCGCGGGTCCCGGGCCCGAGGCCGACGGCCGTGACCGCGACCAGCAAGAGGAGCGCGTACCGCGGACTGTCCTCCAGGAACTCGTCGTTGAACAGCCACACGACAGCCGAGGCGACGACCAGTTTCACGATGAGGAACGGCCAGGAGGTCCCCAGGACGGCCGTGAGGTTCGCGGGCTGGAGCGCTTCGGTGGTCGAGATGATGAAGGCGTTGGCCGGGTGCTTCGGGTAGTAGGTCAGCGGGACACCCAGCGTGTCCAGCCAGTCCGCGAGGAGGACGTTCGCCACGCCGTCGATGGCGTGGCCCCAGATGACCAGCAGGCCGATGAGCCCGGTGCCCGAGTTCACCTCGGGCTTGAACGCCTCGAACGCCCGGTAGAGCCCGTAGGACAGCGCGGTCGCGATACCGACGGTGACGAGCAGGACCGACGGATACGCCGTCGAGTAGTCGGTGGTGACGGCGACGAACGACAGGTAGACGAGGGTGACGAGGACCAGGACCGACCCGGTGACCGCCGTCGCGCGGTAGTAGTTCTCGATGTACCCCTCCTTCTCGGCCCAGACGGCGGTCACCAGCGTCGCGAGCGTCAGCAGGAAGACGGTGCCGTAGATGACGGGGCTGATGATGAGCGAGCTGAGCGGGTACTCGACGAACGGCGTGAACCCGGCTTCGAGCGCTCGGTCGGTCGCGTCCTCGACGGTTCGCAGCGCGCCGCCCAGCAGCATGAACGGGACGAACGCGAAGTAGAGCTTCGGGTCCTCGGCGATGTCCAGGTTGTCGAGCAGGAGGTAGACGCCGACCAGCATGAAGATGAGGATGAGCATGTAGCCGACCTCGGAGACGACGGTGTAGCCCGGCTCGGCGACGATTCGTCCGTCCTGGATGGCCGCAGCACAGCCGCTCGTAAGCGCTTCCGGTCCGCTGGGCGTCATCACGGCGCAGCTGGCCGCTTTCGCGTCGGCGTAGACCGGGCCCCAGAAGTATCGCCAGAGGAACCCGTCCCAGACGACTCGCGGAACTGCGAGCGCCGCAACGATGCCGACGACGAGGATGGTGACGAACGAGGCGATCCAGAGCCGTTCCGGACCGTACTCGTCGACGACTCGTCCGAAGGTGTTCATGCGTCACAGACCGGCATCGGGAGATTTCAGGCTTCCGGTCCCGTGCGCCGTGTCCGGGAAATCAACCGGCTCGTCAGCTCAGTCTAGCGCGTCCGCAGCGGCGGCCAGCAGTTCGTCGTGAGCCTCGCCGTTCGAGGCGACGAGTCCCTCGCTGTCGAATTCCCACGGCTCGCCGTCCAGGCCGGTCACCGTGCCACCGGCCTCTCGGACCATGTGCACGCCCGCGACGGTATCCCAGAGGTACATCGGGGTCGTGCAGATAGCCCCGTCGAGGCCGCCGTCGGCGACGAACGCGAGCGTCGCCTGGAAACTGCCGATACGACGCATGTCGCCGAACCGTTCGACGACGGCGGTACAGAGGTCGCCGAACTCGGTCCGGTCGTCCCGGTCCCACCACCCGACCGGTGCGACGGCGAACGTCTCCGGGTCCGCTCGGTCGCTGACCGAGACGGTCCGACCGTCACGGGTGACGCTCTCCGGCCCCGCGGCGTACAGGTCGCCGGTGGCCGGGAGGTACGTAGCCGACCCGACCGCCGCGCCGTCGACGGTCGCCGCGACGCTCGTCGTCCACGTGTGTAACCCGCGGACGAAGTTGGCCGTCCCGTCGATTGGGTCGACGACCCACGCGGCGCCACTGTCGGGAACGGCGTCGAGCGCCAGCGGGTCGTCCGCATCGGACTCAGGGCCGACGAACTGCGTCAGTTCCTCCTCGCATACGAAGCCGTCGTCGGGGAACTCCTCGCGGATGGTCGCGACGACCTGCTGCTGGGCGTCCCGGTCCGTCTCGGTCACGTAGTCGTTCTTGTTCGCCTTCGTCTCGACGACCAGGTCGCCGCGGAACGCCTCGCGGGCGACAACGCCCCCGGACCGGGCGGCGCGTTCGGCGACCGCCGCTCGGTGGTGTTCATCAGCCATGTCCCCGTGTTCACAACCGACCCACTAACATCGCTCGGTCTGCTGACGGCTGTACTGGACACTCGGTGCGGCCGTGGTTCGCCTCGGGACGACGTCGTCCTGAGACGGCTGATGAACTCCACCCCAATGAAGCGCCGGGGTACTCGTCCGCGTCCGCTGCCGCTTCGGGTATCTCTGAAGCGGTCGGGCCACGGGACCACCGCCCCATAGTGACTACTGTACGTCATTCCGGTATCGACCGCACCACGGTGTGCGGTCGAACCGGGAAACAGGTACAGCAATCACTATCAGTCGGTTGCCTCGATCTCGGGGGTCTGCGACACGTCCGCCCCGCCCTCGACGACCACCCGGCCCGGGAGCGACGGGTCCGGCTGACGTCCAAGTGTCAACAGCCGCTCGGTGAGTGTAAGCTCCTCCGGACTCGGGTTCGGCTTCTCGATGGGTTCGTACTCGACGGCGACCCCGTCGGCGTCGGCCGCGATACGGACCGCTGCGAGTTGATACGAGGGATAGAACACCGGCGGGAGAATACCCATAATGCCGTCGCGGCGGTGCAGGCGCTTCAGCCACGTCCCGGTGTTGACCAGCACCCCATCGTCGACTGCCTGCACGCGCGGCCGGTGGGTGTGGCCGTAACAGAAGACCGCGGTCTCGGGAGTCTCGGCGAACACCTCACGGGCAGCCGTCTCGTAGGGGGTCTCGTCGTCGACAGTGAGCGCCGTCTCGAAGACGCCGAAGCGCTGGATGGTCTGGCGGACGTCGCGGCGGATGAGGTACAGCGGGATGCCGACCAGCAACACCAGCCCCGCCAGCGACACGTTGAGCACGAGCAGCGACCAGAGCACTGCCCCGGCTGGGCCGAACTGTGAGAGGAAGGTCGCGGTCAATTCGACCGGCACCGACCAGACGCCGGCGAGGTCGAGTCCCGCCAGCACGGCCAGCAGCGCGCTGACGTTGAACAAGAGCAAGAACGGGACCAGCGCGTAGCGCAGGACCGGATGCATCTCGAGGTAGAAGTACTTCGAGAGGAGCCAGACCGGCATCCGCTCGGTCGGCGTCACCGCCTGGACATCCCGGAGCCAGTTGTAGCGTCCGCGGTCCGACAGCCTGCCGGCTCGGCTCGTCACCAGGGTGTTGTAGTAGTAGCCAAGCGGCGTCGCGTGTGGGTTCCCCCAGTCCTCGATCCGGTTGTTCGGGTCGCGCTGGTGGCCGTGTTCGAAGTGGATGGTCCGGCCGTCTATCGGTCGGGTCATCGACTGCTCCTGGACGACGTCGACGTTGTAGTCGTCGAAGCGCTCGACGTACTCGTCGTAGACGGCGAGTTCGTGGTCGTGATTGCCCGGTAAGAGCGTAATCGGGGTGTTTTCACCTGTCGCGTGGAACTGCTCGAACAGTTCGGGGTAGGTCTCGACGAGCGCGTCGAACTTGGCGGGGCCCTCGATCTCCGTGAACTCCCACAGACCGAAGGCGTCGCCGTTGATTATCAGTTCCGCGTTCTCGTCGGTGGTCTCCAGCCGCGTGAGGAACTCGAGCAGTTCGTCGAGGAACGCGGCGTGCTCCAGCTGTTCGTCGCCGCCGATGTGCAGGTCACTGATGACGTAGTACACCGGCTCGGTAGCGTCGGTCACTGGCTACGGCTTTGGACTGGGATTATATGGGGTTTTCCTCGTCGTTCGAGCAGTCGCTCACGACGACCCTACGGGAGCGGGTTTTGCGTGCGCCGCCGGTCGAGTGACTACCTGGGTTGGTGCGCAGGAATTTGCGAGGGAAGACCGCTCCGTGCGAGTCTTCCAGCACTGTTTGCGAGGGACCGCGGTAGGTCCAACAGTGCGAGGGAAGGGATTTGAACCACGGAAAGACGGTCGCGACGGAGTCGCGCTGCGACTTTCCTGCTTCAAACCCTCCGTTTGCATCTTACTCGGCGCGTCGTGCGCCTCGTGCGATGCGAGGGAAGGGATTTGAACCCTTGGACCCCTACGGGAGCGGATCTTGAGTCCGCCGCCGTTTCCTGGCTTGGCTACCCTCGCACGCGTCTCTCGACCAACCACCGTCCAGGGTCGGGCACCGCGATTGGTCCGGTAGAGAGTCACGCCGACTCGTATAAAGGTGCCACGGAAACGCGTCGCCGAACGTCGTCGCGATGCCAGCACTCGTACCAGTTTACTCCAGATAGGGCGTCTCGATGTCGATCTCGACGGGGAGGAACGCGTTCAGCCGGGTGGTGACGCCGTCGAACAGGGTGATGAGCGGCGAGAGTCCCATCTCGACGTACCGGACCGGGGCGGCGACGGTCAGCGCCCAGTCTTTCGCGTTTGCGAGTCCATACGCCTTGGGCACGATCTCGCCGAACAGCAGGATGAGGACGCTCGTGAGGACGGTGGTCGCGACGACCGCTGGACCGGGGGGCAGCGACTGCGCCACGAGGACCGTCACGATGCTCGCGATGGCGATGTTGACGATGTTGTTGCCGACGAGGAGCGTCACGAGAAGGCGGTGTGGGTCGTCGAGCAGTTCCTCGAGCACCTTCGCACGGTCATCGCCCGTCGTCGCTTGCGCGTCGATCCACTCACTGGGCAGGGAGAACACCGCGATCTCCGAACTCGAGAAGAACGCGCTCAACGCGAGCAACGACACGACGGCGACGGCCCCACCGGCCAGAACGAGTACACTGGTCATGGCCTGGCATCGGAGAGCCGAGTCAATAAGCCGTCGCTCTCCTCGGGCCCGCCCACCGGAGGATTCACCCGGCCCGCGAGCGAAGGGTGGCTATGGACGACCACACGCGGGATCCCTCCGTCGCGCCCCCCAGTGGGAACCCGGCCGGCTGGCGCGCCGACGGCCAGTGGGAGCACGCCACCCTCCGGCAGGCGGTGGTCCACGGCGTGCGACTCTACAACTCCGGTGAGTTCCACGAGTCACACGACTGCTTCGAGGACGAGTGGTACAACTACGGCCGCGGGAGCACCGAGAGCAAGTTCCTCCACGGGATGGTCCAGGTGGCCGCGGGCGCGTACAAGCACTTCGACTTCGAGGACGACGACGGGATGCGCTCGCTCTTTCGAACCTCGCTGCAGTACTTCCGCGGCGTCCCGAACGACTACTACGGTGTCGACCTGCTCGACGTGCGGACGACGGTGACCAACGCGCTGTCGGACCCCTCGGTGCTGGAGGGATGGCAGATACGGTTCGACGACGGCTACCCCACTGCCAGGGACGTCGACTTCGAGTACGCCGAGCGCCTGGACTGACACGCCGAATCCACACGACTCTAAAGGCTGGCTTCCCAACGGACGGTAGATGCGAGTCGAGCAGCTGGGTGATGGCGAGCCGGATATCGCGATAGTCGGGAGTATCCACGGCGACGAACCGTGTGGTCGCGACGGCATCGAGGCCGTGCTCGCCGACCCCCCGACAGTGAATCGGCCGGTGAAGTTCATCGTGGTCAACGAGGAGGCGCTGGCGGCGAACCGCCGCTACGTCGACGTCGACGTGAACCGAATCTTCCCGGGTGACCCGGACAGCGACGTCCGCGAAGTGCGCCTCGCCGCCGAACTCGCGGCGGAGATACGTGACTGCACGGTGCTCTCCTTGCACTCCACGCAGTCGTACGACGACATGTTCGCGCTCGTCGACGAGGTGACGCCGCTGGCACGGGAGGTCATCCCGAAGCTGTCCGTCGACGCCATCGTCCGGACGAAGGGGAACAACGAGGGACGACTCTTCTCGGTGGCGCCGGAGGCAATCGAGGTCGAGTGTGGCTACCAGGGGTCGGAGGAAGCCGCGGCGAACGCCGAACAGGTAATCCGCGAGTTCCTCGACGCATTGGGCGTGACAGACACGGTCGCGACGATTCGGAACGCGTCGCTGCCCGTCTTCCAGCTGGGCGACCCGATCCCGAAGTCGACCGCCGACCGCTACGAGGTGTTCGTCCGGAACTTCGAACGCGTCGACGCCGGCGAGGAGTTCGCCGCTGTCGACGGCGAGCCGGTCGTCGCCGAAGAGCCGTTCCATCCGGTCTTGCTCTCGCCGGAGGGCTACGAGGACGTGTTCGGCTATCGGGGTGCGAAGGTCGGCGTCCTGGACTGAGTCACTCCTCCGGCGCCTCGAACTCCACCATCGTCAGGTCGCGGTCCAGCATGCAGTAGTCGTGTGGCGGGTCACCGACGATGGTCTCGATGCGGTACTCCGAGTCGAACTCGGCACCGGCCGGTTCACAGTAGGGGTGACTCGGGCACTCGGTGTGGGGACAGGGGCCGGCGAGCGATGCCTTGCTGCCGGCGAACGCGCCCTTCGTCGGGACGTTGGCGCGTATCGGCGCGGCCTCGACCTCGACGGCCCGGACGCCGCCCTCGTGGACCGCGCAGTCGAGCGTCTGGCCGTTCTCGCGGACGTCGGAGATGCGGTACCGGCGACCGGGCGTGAGGTTGAGACACTGCGTGCGGTACGGACAGCCAGCACAACCGCTGGCCTCTCCGTGGTAGACGAACTCCTCGCCCACCTCTGCGAGGCGGGTGCCGACGAGCGTGACAGTTGACATAGCCGTGTCTACTCCGCGGCGGCAGTTAAGGGTCAGGACCGGCCGGTGCGCTCGTCGAGTTCGTCGAGGTACTCCGGACGGGGCACCTGATAGAGCGCCCGGTAGTCGAACTCGCCGGTCGCGAACCGGTTCGCGAGGTCCACGGCCCCCGCGACGGCGCTGTCCCGGTCGTCGTACCGGTCGGCGCTCGCGTCGACGTCGGGTTCCAGGTAGAGCGTCACGAACCAGTCGTCGCCAGTGCGGTCCGCACCGGGCCGGCGGGTCCGCCGGCCCCGGGTGAGGTAGATGGTCGGCAGACACGGCGCTGGGAACGCGTGGCTGTCGAAGACGTCCGGACGGTACGCGAGCACGAGCTTCTCGGCGCTCTCGGTCCACACCGTCCAGTCGTCGGCCAGCGAGTCCAGTCCCATATCGGACCCCTCTGGTCCGGGAAACATGAAGGCCGCGGTCGCATCCGGAAGACGGGTATATAAGTAACGCCGTGATGTCTTGGGAGGTGTTGGCATACCATCGCCGCGCTGTCGGTGTATTTCAACTGCATATCTGTCTGTAAAAAGACGGAACTTAAGGGGGATGGGGAAAAGGCTCATATGCCTGAAGCCCTCAAACAATAAATAGTATCGGAAGCAGTCCCGCACTGTCCCCGCTACCGTCCCGGGCAACCGTCCTACCCCGCTCGGGAGTCAGACATGGCAAGGATTCGTACTACTGCCGACCCACTGCCCCGGGTCGGTCGTCGGCCGCTGGCAAGCACGCGCAGAGCGGTCGATAGACGCCGGGCCAGGACTGCAACCGACACACCTCGCGGGCCCCGCCCGCCTCGTTCCGTGGTCGAACACCACAGCGTGCTGTTTCGAGACCAACCTACGACGATAGCATGAGCAAGAACAAAGAGACACTCGAAGCGCTGAGCAGGGAGTACCGTGATTCGATACCGGCGGACCTCCGGACGACACACACGTTCGACTGGTATCTCGACCAGCTCTACGAGGAGCCGCGGATCGGCCGGAACGCCCACCAGCGCGTCGCGGACATGTTCGACTTCTACGGGACGTCGTACGACGAGGACGCCGGTGTCGTCGAGTACGAACTCGCGAGCGAGGACCCGCTCAACGACGGCGAGAACACGTTCTACGGCCGCGTCATCCACGAGGCCATCCACGAGTTCGTCAACAAGGTCAAGTCCGGCGCCCGCGGCCTCGGGCCCGAGAAACGTATCAAGCTCCTGCTGGGCCCGGTCGGGTCGGGCAAGTCCGACTTCGACCGCCAGCTGCGCCGGTACTTCGAGGACTACACACGCCGCGACGAGGGACGGATGTACACCTTCCGGTGGACGAACCTCGGCGACGTCATCCACGACCAGGACCCGGCCGACGACGTGGTCCGGTCACCCATGAACCAGGACCCCATCGTCCTCCTCCCACAGGAACAACGCGACCGCGTCATCGACGATATCAACGAGGAACTCGACGCTCCCTACACCATCCGCAACGAGCAGGCGCTCGACCCCGCCTCCGAGTTCTACATGGACAACCTGCTGGCTCACTACGACGACGACCTGCAGGCCGTCCTCGAGAACCACGTCGAGATCATCCGGTTCGTCGCCGACGAGAACCAGCGCCAGGGTATCGAGACGTTCGAACCGAAGGACAAGAAGAACCAGGACGAGACGGAGCTGACCGGCGACGTCAACTACTCGAAGATCGCCATCTACGGCGAGTCGGACCCCCGGGCCTTCGACTACTCCGGGGCGTTCTGTAACGCCAACCGCGGCCTGTTCTCCGGCGAGGAGCTGCTGAAGCTCCAGCGGGAGTTCCTCTACGACTTCCTGCACGCCAGCCAGGAACAGACCATCAAGCCGAAGAACAACCCCCGCATCGACATCGACCAGGTCATCGTCGGCCGGACGAACATGCCCGAGTACCGGGACAAGAAGGGCGACGAGAAGATGGAGGCGTTCAACGACCGCACGAAGCGCATCGACTTCCCCTACGTCCTCCAGTACGAGGAGGAGGCCCGCATCTACCGGAAGATGCTCCGCAACGCCGACCTTCCGGACATCAAAGTCGAGCCACACACCCTCGAGATGGCCGGCCTGTTCGGCGTGCTGACCCGCATCGAGGAACCGGACACGAAGTCGATCGACCTCGTGCAGAAGGCCAAGGCCTACAACGGCGAGATCGACGAGGCCGACGACGTCGACGTGAAGAAGCTCCGCGAGGAGGCCGACCAGCGGGCGGACATCGGCGAGGGGATGGACGGCGTCTCTCCGCGGTTCATCGGCGACGAGATCGCCGAAGCCATCATGGACTCGATGCACCGCGACCGGCAGTTCCTCTCGCCGCTGACGACGTTCAACCACCTCGAGGGCAACCTGGAGAACCACGGCTCCATCGACGAGGAGATGTTCGACGAGTACTACCGCTACCTCGAACTCGTCCGCGAGGAGTACAAGGAGCGGGCCATCGAGGACGTCCGCCACGCGCTGGCCTACGACATGGACGAGATCCAGCGCCAGGGCGAGAAGTACATGGACCACGTGATGGCCTACATCGACGACGCCACCGTCGAGGACGAGCTCACGGGCAGGGAGCAGGAACCCGACGAGCAGTTCCTCCGGTCGGTCGAGGAGAAGCTCAACCTCCCCGAGGACCGCAAGGACGACTTCCGACAGGAGGTCTCGAACTGGGTCTCCCGGCGCGCCCGCGAGGGCGACACGTTCAACCCGCAGGACAACGACCGCCTGCGCCGTGCGCTCGAACGCAAGCTCTGGGAGGACAAGAAGCACAACATCAACTTCTCGGCGCTGGTGTCGAGCTCGGAGATGGACGACGACGAGCGCAACAAGTGGATCGACGCGCTCATCGAGCAGGGCTACGGCGAAGAGGGCGCAAAGGAGGTGTTAGAGTTCGCCGGTGCCGAGGTCGCAAAGAGTGAGATGGAAGAGTAATGTCGGGTGAGGAGTTCATCGGACGGGCGGACGAATCGCTGGACCGGACCTACGAGGCCCCGATGAGCCTCGGCGAGTACGTCGACACGGTCCTCGAGGAGCCCGAGATAGCCTCCCACGCGTCGAAGTACCTGCTCGCGGCTATCGAGGACGCCGGGACGCGGACGGTCATCGAGGAGGGCGACGAGAAACAGCGCTACCGCTTCTTCGATGACCCGCACAACGACGGCGAACACGCCATCCTCGGGAACACCGAGGTGCTGAACCGGTTCGTCGACGACCTGCGCTCAATCGCCGCCGGCCGCGGGAAAGACGAGAAGATAATCTGGCTCGAAGGCCCCACGGCGACTGGCAAGTCCGAGCTCAAACGGTGTCTCATCAACGGGCTGCGTGAGTTCTCGAAGACGCCAGCCGGCCGGCGCTACACCGTGGAGTGGAACGTCGCCGGCGCGGGCGAGGACGACCCGGGCCTGACCTACGGCAGCCAGACCGTCGAGGACGAGGACGACTGGTACGAGAGTCCGGTACAGGTCCACCCCCTGACCGTGTTCCCCGAAGACGTGCGACGCGAGATACTCGACCGGGTGAACGAGCGGCTCGACGACCACATCGAAGTCCGCGTCGACGGGCAACTGGACCCCTTCTCGCGGGAGGCCTACGACTACATCGAGGAGCAGTACCGCCGACAGGGCGTCAGGAACCTGTTCTCCTCGGTGACCGACCCGAAGCACCTCCGTGTGAAGAACTTCGTCGTCGACGTCGGTCGCGGAATCGGCATCCTCCACTCGGAGGACGAGGGGACCCCCAAGGAGCGCCTCGTCGGCTCGTGGATGCACGGGATGCTCCGCGAGCTGGACTCCAGGGGCCGGAAGAACCCCCAGGCGTTCAGTTACGACGGCGTCCTCTCGCAGGGCAACGGCCTGCTGACCATCGTCGAGGACGCAGCCCAGCACGCCGACCTGCTCCAGAAACTGCTGAACGTCCCCGACGAGAGCCGGGTCAAACTCGACAAGGGCATCGGAATGGACATCGACACGCAACTCGTCATCATCTCGAACCCCGACCTCGAAGCCCAGCTCAACCAGCACGCCGAGCGCGAGGGGCAGGACCCGCTGAAAGCGCTGAAACGACGGCTCGACAAGCACGAGTTCACCTACCTGACGAACGTCTCGCTGGAGGCCCAGCTGCTCCGGCGGGAGCTGACCAACGAGACGACCGTCTGGGACCCGAGGTCCTGGGAGGATCTCGAAGACCGGATTCAGGAGCCGCTGACGATTACGGTCCGCAGCGACCTGGACACGGTGACAGAGAAGGAGCTGGCGCCTCACGCCGTCGAGGCGGCAGCGCTGTACGCCGTCGTCTCGCGGCTGGATACGGCCCAGCTACCCAACGGCCTCGACCTGGTCGACAAGGCGCTGCTGTTCGACCGGGGGTACCTGATGGAGGGCGACGAGCGGCTGGACATCGAGGACTTCGACCTCCAACCGACGGACGACGACGGGGAGCACGGCATCCCAGTCACCTACGTGCGAGACGTCATCGCAGACCTGCTCCACGAGACGCAGGACCGCCATCACCCCGACTTGCCCGTCGAACACGTCATCATGCCCCGTGACGTGCTGAACGCCGTCGCGGACGGCCTCGACGACGCGCCGGTGTTCTCGGCCGGCGAGGCCGGCGAGTACGAGGAGCGCGTCGTCCAGGTGAAAAACGAGATATTCAGCGAACAGGAACGGGACGTCCTCGACGCACTGATGCGGGACAAGCGGGTCGACGAGGCCACCGTCGAGGAGTACATCGAGCACGTCTACGCCTGGGAGTCCGACGACCAGATTACGAACGACCGCGGCGAGTTCGTCGACCCCGACCCGCTGAAGATGAAGGTGTTCGAGATAGAGCACCTCGGCCGGTTCGACGAGTCGAACTACAGCGGCAACGACCCGGACGAGGCCGTTCGGTCGTTCCGGACGGACAAGATAATCACCGCGCTGAACCGCCACGCGTGGCAGCGCCGCGACGAGGAGTTCCGCGTCAGCGATGTCAACCCGAAGGAGATTCCGGTCATCAAGACCGTCCTCGGCAGCCACGACTGGGACGACGTCCGACGGACCTACGAGGACTTCGACCCACGACAGTGGGACAACCCACCGTCCGGCACGCAGACGGCCCGCCTCAAGCAGAAGGCGACGGAGAACATGGTCGAGATGTACGACTACAGCCCCGCGTCGGCCGAACTGACCAGCCGACACGTCATGAAACAGGTGAGCTACCGATGGGACTGAAAGACGACCTCGAACGGTACCGCGAAGTCGGTGAGGAGCGCCGCCAGGACTTAGCGGAGTTCATCCAGTACGGCGACCTTGGCCAGTCCCGTGGCGACAGCGTCCGAATCCCCATCAAAATCATCGACCTCCCCAGCTTCGAGTACGACCAGCGGGACAAGGGCGGGGTCGGCCAGGGCGAAGGGGCAGAGCCGGGGGACCCGGTCGGCCAGCCACAGCCTCAGCCGGGCGACGGCGACGAGGACGGGGAACCCGGCGAGGAGGGTGGCGAGCACGAATACTACGAGATGGACC
This DNA window, taken from Haloarcula ordinaria, encodes the following:
- a CDS encoding DUF63 family protein, with the translated sequence MNTFGRVVDEYGPERLWIASFVTILVVGIVAALAVPRVVWDGFLWRYFWGPVYADAKAASCAVMTPSGPEALTSGCAAAIQDGRIVAEPGYTVVSEVGYMLILIFMLVGVYLLLDNLDIAEDPKLYFAFVPFMLLGGALRTVEDATDRALEAGFTPFVEYPLSSLIISPVIYGTVFLLTLATLVTAVWAEKEGYIENYYRATAVTGSVLVLVTLVYLSFVAVTTDYSTAYPSVLLVTVGIATALSYGLYRAFEAFKPEVNSGTGLIGLLVIWGHAIDGVANVLLADWLDTLGVPLTYYPKHPANAFIISTTEALQPANLTAVLGTSWPFLIVKLVVASAVVWLFNDEFLEDSPRYALLLLVAVTAVGLGPGTRDMLRATFGI
- a CDS encoding inositol monophosphatase family protein, coding for MADEHHRAAVAERAARSGGVVAREAFRGDLVVETKANKNDYVTETDRDAQQQVVATIREEFPDDGFVCEEELTQFVGPESDADDPLALDAVPDSGAAWVVDPIDGTANFVRGLHTWTTSVAATVDGAAVGSATYLPATGDLYAAGPESVTRDGRTVSVSDRADPETFAVAPVGWWDRDDRTEFGDLCTAVVERFGDMRRIGSFQATLAFVADGGLDGAICTTPMYLWDTVAGVHMVREAGGTVTGLDGEPWEFDSEGLVASNGEAHDELLAAAADALD
- a CDS encoding metallophosphoesterase, which codes for MTDATEPVYYVISDLHIGGDEQLEHAAFLDELLEFLTRLETTDENAELIINGDAFGLWEFTEIEGPAKFDALVETYPELFEQFHATGENTPITLLPGNHDHELAVYDEYVERFDDYNVDVVQEQSMTRPIDGRTIHFEHGHQRDPNNRIEDWGNPHATPLGYYYNTLVTSRAGRLSDRGRYNWLRDVQAVTPTERMPVWLLSKYFYLEMHPVLRYALVPFLLLFNVSALLAVLAGLDLAGVWSVPVELTATFLSQFGPAGAVLWSLLVLNVSLAGLVLLVGIPLYLIRRDVRQTIQRFGVFETALTVDDETPYETAAREVFAETPETAVFCYGHTHRPRVQAVDDGVLVNTGTWLKRLHRRDGIMGILPPVFYPSYQLAAVRIAADADGVAVEYEPIEKPNPSPEELTLTERLLTLGRQPDPSLPGRVVVEGGADVSQTPEIEATD
- a CDS encoding DUF21 domain-containing protein, encoding MTSVLVLAGGAVAVVSLLALSAFFSSSEIAVFSLPSEWIDAQATTGDDRAKVLEELLDDPHRLLVTLLVGNNIVNIAIASIVTVLVAQSLPPGPAVVATTVLTSVLILLFGEIVPKAYGLANAKDWALTVAAPVRYVEMGLSPLITLFDGVTTRLNAFLPVEIDIETPYLE
- a CDS encoding DUF309 domain-containing protein — protein: MDDHTRDPSVAPPSGNPAGWRADGQWEHATLRQAVVHGVRLYNSGEFHESHDCFEDEWYNYGRGSTESKFLHGMVQVAAGAYKHFDFEDDDGMRSLFRTSLQYFRGVPNDYYGVDLLDVRTTVTNALSDPSVLEGWQIRFDDGYPTARDVDFEYAERLD
- a CDS encoding succinylglutamate desuccinylase/aspartoacylase domain-containing protein — its product is MRVEQLGDGEPDIAIVGSIHGDEPCGRDGIEAVLADPPTVNRPVKFIVVNEEALAANRRYVDVDVNRIFPGDPDSDVREVRLAAELAAEIRDCTVLSLHSTQSYDDMFALVDEVTPLAREVIPKLSVDAIVRTKGNNEGRLFSVAPEAIEVECGYQGSEEAAANAEQVIREFLDALGVTDTVATIRNASLPVFQLGDPIPKSTADRYEVFVRNFERVDAGEEFAAVDGEPVVAEEPFHPVLLSPEGYEDVFGYRGAKVGVLD
- a CDS encoding UPF0179 family protein gives rise to the protein MSTVTLVGTRLAEVGEEFVYHGEASGCAGCPYRTQCLNLTPGRRYRISDVRENGQTLDCAVHEGGVRAVEVEAAPIRANVPTKGAFAGSKASLAGPCPHTECPSHPYCEPAGAEFDSEYRIETIVGDPPHDYCMLDRDLTMVEFEAPEE
- a CDS encoding DUF5820 family protein, translated to MGLDSLADDWTVWTESAEKLVLAYRPDVFDSHAFPAPCLPTIYLTRGRRTRRPGADRTGDDWFVTLYLEPDVDASADRYDDRDSAVAGAVDLANRFATGEFDYRALYQVPRPEYLDELDERTGRS
- a CDS encoding PrkA family serine protein kinase; this encodes MSKNKETLEALSREYRDSIPADLRTTHTFDWYLDQLYEEPRIGRNAHQRVADMFDFYGTSYDEDAGVVEYELASEDPLNDGENTFYGRVIHEAIHEFVNKVKSGARGLGPEKRIKLLLGPVGSGKSDFDRQLRRYFEDYTRRDEGRMYTFRWTNLGDVIHDQDPADDVVRSPMNQDPIVLLPQEQRDRVIDDINEELDAPYTIRNEQALDPASEFYMDNLLAHYDDDLQAVLENHVEIIRFVADENQRQGIETFEPKDKKNQDETELTGDVNYSKIAIYGESDPRAFDYSGAFCNANRGLFSGEELLKLQREFLYDFLHASQEQTIKPKNNPRIDIDQVIVGRTNMPEYRDKKGDEKMEAFNDRTKRIDFPYVLQYEEEARIYRKMLRNADLPDIKVEPHTLEMAGLFGVLTRIEEPDTKSIDLVQKAKAYNGEIDEADDVDVKKLREEADQRADIGEGMDGVSPRFIGDEIAEAIMDSMHRDRQFLSPLTTFNHLEGNLENHGSIDEEMFDEYYRYLELVREEYKERAIEDVRHALAYDMDEIQRQGEKYMDHVMAYIDDATVEDELTGREQEPDEQFLRSVEEKLNLPEDRKDDFRQEVSNWVSRRAREGDTFNPQDNDRLRRALERKLWEDKKHNINFSALVSSSEMDDDERNKWIDALIEQGYGEEGAKEVLEFAGAEVAKSEMEE